The Nostoc sp. NIES-3756 DNA window TTGCGCTCGTAGATGAATATTGTGCAGAGTACAAAGACCTGTTTAAAGAAGTAAGAAATTATGAATGCTTCAAATATTTGCATTTAGGGATAATTTCGCCAATAAAAAGAAAATCACTACCAGAAATAGCCAAAGTAGTAAGTATAAACTCGGCACAATCATTACATCATTTTATGGCTAATTCAGATTGGTCAGTAAAGAAATTAAAGAACCGAAGATTAAAGAAGTTAAAGAGAGCATTAAATGGTCAGGCGATAACCGTAGTAATAGATGAAACGGGAGATAGGAAAAAAGGTAAAAAGACAGATTATGTAGCAAGACAATATCTAGGAAGCGTAGGAAAAGTAGATAATGGAATAGTGACAGTCAATGCCTATGGAGTTTATGACAATATAACATTTCCATTATGTTTCAAAGTATTTAAACCGAAGGGGACGCTCAAAGAAGGAGATAAATATAAAACCAAAATAGAATTAGCGTCAGAAATTATTACAGAATTAATTAATCAGGGATTTAATATTGAATTGGTACTAGCGGATAGTTTGTATGGTGAAAGTAGCGAATTCATTAAAAAACTAAATGAATATGAATTAGCTTATGTTGTAGCAATTAGAAGTAATCATGGAGTCTGGCTGCCAGCGTCGCAGAGCGTTAGAGCTAATAAGTGGTGCAAATTTGAGAGAACATTTAGTAATCAAAAATCTGAAACTAGATACATTCGAGAGATAGTTTATGGTAAAAGAAGAGCCATAACATACTGGGAAATAACTACTGACCCAGAAACAATGCCGGAAAATTCTACAACATTTATCATGACGAATCTTCAAGGGGATCTCAAGAAAACTTTAGGCGACCTATATGGATTAAGAACATGGGTAGAATATGGATTTCGGCAGTGTAAACAAGAATTAGGCTGGACAGATTATCGATTGACTAATTTCCAACATATTGAGAAATGGTGGGAGATTATTTTCTGTGTTTACACCATGATTAGCTTAAATTCTCCAGCTTTTTTAGCTTTAACTCAAAAGAGTGAAATTACACCACAGATAAAACAAACTAGCTCTGCCGATTTTTCTCATCATCAGCAATGGAATCATGGTTGTGGATGGAAGAATACTTTAAATAATTTTCGTCTAATTGTCCAACCGCTTTTACTATTTTGGTTAGTTTATCCCTGGATAAATATTTTTCCTAATTCCAATTTATTTCTAGGTTTCAATCATTTAATTAACGCAATGAATCAATTTAAACCCTTTTACGCTTCTGGATAATTTTACTTGTTTACTATTTTCTCTCTACGGAAAGTGACAGAAGAGGGTTAGTTACTCTCCTTCACCACTAGCGTTGACTCCGCAGTGCGCCCAAATTCTTCTGGTGCATATTGTAGGTGAACTTCTGCACCAGGCCAGGAAAACGTGCCAGGGGTAACGGAACGCACCAAATAATGTAGGCTGTAAACGCCTGGTTCTAGGTGGTCGGCATAGGCGATAATGCGATCGCGGTAAATATTCCTAAAACCCAGTTCCCAGCTATCGGCTTTGGCTTGTAATGCGGCTGTGGTGGTTTGGAAACTTGCGTCAACGGCTTCTAAACCTGCTGGTAACGGATCTTTAATTACTAAGTGGTTTACAAGGCGATCGCATATAATTTCTAAACCAATATCAAACACTTGTCCAGGGGCTAAAGTCAAGGGTTTATCTAAGGCGTAGATACCTGTTTTTTGTAAAACTTTCTCTGCATTTACTTGACTAATTTCGCGTGTTATGCGTAATCCGTTAAAGCGTCCTGGTTGGTTTCCTTGCAAGCGATAGTTATAAGCAACCAAATAGTGCAGAGTCCCATTACCCGATTTTTGCAGAGTTACATCATGACGACCGAGGGGTAATTGATTCATTGGTACATTTAACTGGAGGCTGGAATTTTGATAGCCTGCAAAGCGATTTTCCCCCAACTTCTTACCAGCTAACTGCACTGTGGCGACAAAATTAGGTGGTGTAGGTTGCAGTTGGCTATATTCTACCAAAGCTGTTAAGGCTTGAGCGTTGTCATAATCATTTTGCCATGTCCCGTTCCGGCGTAGTGCGAGAAGACTTTGCAGTAATTTATCTATCACTTCCGGCTGGCTTTGTTTGGCAATAAATAAGCGTAAAGCTTGCGCTTGTGCTGTAGTAGATGAACTCATCCATCCCCAACCAGAGGGTAAAGTAATAACGGCTGTGCGTCCAGTTTGATAGATGTTTTGTTGCAGCTTATTTAGTAATTGCTGAGATTCGTTTTGCCATTCGGGGAATTGGGTTAAGTAACGTGCTAATTTGATTTGAGTTACTAAATCAAAGTTGTTGCGTTGTGTGTAAATATCTGTAAGGAAAGTATTCCGCTTATCTCCCAATTCTGTTAATGCTATTAAAGCATGGAGTTGTAGTTGTCTTTTACATAGTTGCTGTGTACAGAAATTATACTGTCCAGGGTTTGCTAGGACTTTCTGCAAATAACTTTTGAGGCGAGATAACATTGCAGAATCGACAGAATTAGGGAATATCTGACTGGCTTTGACTAAAGATTCAGCCGCGTAGGTAGAAACCCAAGGGTCAGATTTTTCCTGTCCGGGAAAAGCAGCAAAACCACCATCAGCTATTTGCAGTTTTTGCAATTTTTCAACTGCTAAAATCGCCTGTTGGTTAGGATTGAATTGTGCAAATGTCTGTCCATATTTTTGGGCAATATTTTGGAGATTAGCTGCTATGACTAATTGACTCGCAGTGGGTTCTGTGAATGGTAAATCATTATTAGCTAATACCTGTTTTGCGGGTGCTTTAATTTCCGGAATTAATGTACTCGCCAATTGAATATCCAACCCTCCAGCTTCGGGAAAGGTATTTTTATCAACATTTAAGGGGATTTTTACCTGCTTTTGGCTGACACCAGTTTCCACTACTTGTTCGGTAATTTCTATTGGTTTCACTTCCAAAGGTACGGCGAAAGCATCGGCGGCTGTACCATTTAGTTGTGTAGTGAAGCGGACTGTACCAACTCCCACCCTATCAGCTACCATTGGGAAACGATAAGCCTGAGTTGTAGACTCAGCTTTGGTTTGTAGGCTGGTAGCTGTGGGATTTTTACTGTTAAACTTCACAGTGCCGCTAATTTCACCGTTAATTGCAAGGTTTCCTGTATTTCCGGTGTTGTTAGTAACGGATAAACCTGCGAGAATGCGATCGCCTGGACGGACAAACTGTGGCAAGATGGCATTAGTTAGCAGTGGTTTAGTTGTGAGAAATGTCGTGTCTCCATTGCCAAAACGCAGATTTCCATCGGTAGCCACAGCCATGACTCGCCATGTAGTTAAGTCATCGGGTAATTTAAAGGTTATCTGTGCATTACCGTTAGCGTCGGTAAGAACAGAACCGTTGTAGTAAGCTAAAGCTTGAAAGTCAGTGCGGGTGCGAGTATTTGCAGCACCAGTGGAGAAGCCACCACCATAACCCCAACCTTTGGGTTTAGCTACATCCTGTGGTTGTAGGATAACTTGGGGACGGTTATCACTAAAGCGGGTAGATATTGGCTGTTCTGCGTATATTGTATCTACCAAATTCGGTGGACGATAACCAGAAAGCTGTAACACTGCCTCATTTACCACCATAACAGTAAATTGTCCTTTGGTGGGGTTTCCTTGGTTATCTTTCAGTTCTAGTTGTAATGTTTCCTCTGCACCCGGTTCTAATGATGTTTGCACAGGCTTAACTTGCAATTTTAAATATTTATCCTGCAAGTTGACTTTAAAAGGAGTAAAGCCAATTTTCACCAACTTATCTAAACTACCTACATCCACTTGATTAATAGGTTTACCCTGTCTAACTAACACAGCTTCAACGGCTGCATTCGGTAGCATTTCCGGCGTAACTTGAAATTGAATTTGTGGTGCGCTTCCCTGAACTTTAGTAAGTTGTTGATAAATGGGTTTGTCTTTAACTACAGCAAAATATAATTCTGCATCTGGATAAGGAGATTGAATTAAAGCGGTGGCAATTTCCCCAACTTTAAACTCCTTTTTGTCTAGCTTAACTTCTAAGACATTTTTATCTCTATCACCCCAGAATACTTCACTTCCTCCAGTTACCCAAATTTGTGCATCTGTGGCACTTAATTCTGATTTAGCATCACTCAAATTAGCTCTAATGCGATATGCACCAGATTCAGGAGGTGTTAAATTTACTGATTGTGGACTACTAGTAGATGTAACGTCTGTTTGGGAAACTGTTTTATATTCAACTTGGTTTTTAGGTGTTTGGCTACCTTCTACTAATTGCGTAACGCTACTGTATTTTATCTGTTGTAATTCTAAACGTACACGTTGACCTGAGATTGATTTTCCTGTTGGTTCCGTAACGATAAATTCGATAGGGAAAGCTTTACCAGCATCAGCGATAAAATTACTTTTTAAGCCAATTAAACGATTATTGGGTAAGGCTGTAAAAGTCTTAGAATTAGCTACAGAAAGATTAGATACATCTGCAACTTGCACATCCACACGGTAATTCATCGGATAGGGTAAATCTTTCGCCACAGTTACCACCTGACTACTTTTACCATTAGCGTCCAACTGGCTATTAGTTTGTAATACTTCAGTAGGGACAGTAGGATTTTCTTCCGGCCAAAACCATTGGCGATCAAAAGTAAATTCTTCCCAACCTTTAGGGATAAAATTAGTCTGTTGGCGAGTTACGAAATATTTTGCTTCTCCACCCTCTACAGGCGCACCAAATAAATAATTGCTAGTTGTACTTATATCAACTTGCTCATCAATATAAGCAAATTCTTTATTTAAGTTAACCTCGACTTTAAAATTTGGTGGTTTAAACTCAGCTATGCGGAACTCTCCAGAAATTTCTAGTCCATTCTTGCCTTTAGCCTGAATTGTATAGTAGCCTAAACGCTGAGTTTTATTGATAGGTAATTCTAGAGAGAAAGTTCCAAATTCATTTGTTGTTTGCGTACCTAAATTAGTCTTTTGCCCATCAGGATTGATTAAAGTTAATTGATAAACAGCATTTTTATCTTGCTGAATTATCCCATTTTGTAAATAATCAGCAAACCCAGTCAACCAAGCTTTTTCTCCTGGTTGATACAATTGTCTATCTGAAAAAATTACCCCGCGTGACTCTGGTTTACCATTTTGCCAACCTGCATCAATACCATATCCATAAGTACCACTATATTCTTCAGTTCTGGTAAATGCCCAATCTTGATTTTCACGGGCAATTACTAATAAATCTGGTGGTTTATTACTAGAATTGCATCGCTGTATTTCTTCACGCTTAATTCTCAAAGTCCCACTATCATCAGTTTTACCTGTTGCACAAGGTACAGGTTCAGGACGCGATTTCGCTTGTAGTTTTGACTGATAAATTTCAATACTTGCACCTTTAACTGGCGCACCATCTGTTAAATGATTTACGCGAATTAACCCAGACTCAGGAAACCATTGAGTAAAGACACCCAAGTTCGTCAGTTCTACTAAGCCATAAGTCGTAGGTTCTCGCCAAAGTTCTTTACCATTCTCCAGATATTTATTAGTACGAGCTTGCACTCCATAAGCTAACATTCCAGTATTAGCGTTGAGTTTCTCTTGCAGAGGAACAGTAACATCAACTGATTGATTTTTCTTAGCTGTTATTTGGAAGCTTTGCCATTCAGAAGGTTTGGCTAGTAAATCATTAGCATAATTAAAATAAACCAAGTCTGTAGGGTTAACTACTTGATAAGCGGCTTTATATTTAGATTCTGGTAAATTAACAGTGCTAATATTTAGCTGTAAATTCTTATTTGCAGGAAAAATATTTAAGTCTGAAGGAACCCAAATATCACCAGCTAAATCTCCAGTATCATATTTAAGTGTGATGGGTTTACCCAAAGTTTGCCCAAACTTATCTTTGAGATTCTCACCAATAGTAATTGTATAACTCTTAGCAGGTTCTAGGGCATAAGGATTAATCCCAACAACTCTATCTTCGTCATTAACTCGCAAAATCCTCGAGATATCTTTTGGCGCAGGATTAATTTTGATATTTTCTTTAGCTGAATCTGCCACTAAGATATTATTAAATTCTAATTGTGGACTACCTTTGATAAATCGTCCATAGGTTCCCCCTGCATCTGGTTGTCCATAAAAGCTGATTTTTTGAAATACTAGAGGTGCATAAGTCGCCAACTTACTAGCAAATTCTTTCTCTGTTGGTAAATTGCCATAAGCAGGACGAATACCAGGAGAAAATACTAGGCGATAATTAGTAGCTTTTTCGAGATTTTGTTGAGGAATGAGATTATAAATCCAATTACGTGCTGAAGGGTGAAATTTCTTTAAAGGTTCCTCATTATCTAACGGCTTCTCTTCCTTGTTTAAAGTAACTTGGAAGCGCACACCCTCATTTTTACCTTCGGAAATTAACTGTAAATGTTCTTGTACAGATGGTATATCTAATTCAACATTGGAAGTAAACTTTAGTTTGGGTTTGACATCTATAGGTTCCGCCTCAGCTTTCTCAATAGGATTTACACCGGGTAAATTGGTGAGATTGATAGATTCAGTATTAAAAGTCCAAGATAAATCTTTGTTTAATCGATGATTTTTTAAATCTGCTAAACCTGCTTTGAGAGTAACTTGTAATCTTGTAGCAATTGGTAATGCTTGATCAGCTTGAAATCCCACCATGCGCGGTGTCAAAAAGCGAAATTGTCCCGGTAATGGCGGCCAAAGCGCAAACTTTTGTAATATCTGTTGCTGTTCTGGACTATCCAAACTTTCAACTGGAATTAAAGCCTCTTTAAAACGAATCCGAATTTGATTTAAAGGTTTCGCCTCTCCAATAGGACTAATTTGTTCAATCCAATCTGGTAATTGGGGCGGTGTCAGTGGCGAAACTATTGGTAATGGTTCCCTTCCCGATTTAATTCCAAAAAAACTACAACCCCCTATCCCCAACACCAACACCAGCACAAAAAAACACCGTATAAAAACTCTAATAATCATATTTTTATAAACTTAAGATTACAGTAACTAAACTCCTCTCAACCTCCGCGCCCCTCTGCGTTAACCTCCGCACCCCTCTGCGTTAAAAAAATAAAACTTATTACCATAGATACCCAATCAAAACCACTTGTTCCAAAAACAACTACAATCCTTAACAAAGAATTATTTCTTAACTTTTATCAACAACATTATTTAGGAAATAAATCATTTCCTACTGTAGTTATTATTTAAAATAAATTCTTTTAGACAGGGTACTCCCTGATGAAATTTATAAAGCGTTCGCTCTCTAAAATGCAGCAGACTAGTAAGGTAATGCTAGCTGTGCTGCTAATCTGCCTAGTCATCCGCTCAATACCCTATCTTGTGCCAATTCATGCCGCAGATATCGCCCAAAATCAACTGGCAATGCAGTTTAGCGATCGCAATGGGCTACTATTAGGAACAATCCTTACCCGTGACCAAGAACATACCTCAGTAGTACCACTAAATCAGGTATCCCCCCAATTTATCCAAGCGCTGTTATCCGCCGAAGATGGTAGCTTTTATGATCACGGCGCATTAGATTTAAAAGCCATTGTCCGCGCCATCCAACAAGCCATCCACGCCAAAAGAATTGTTTCCGGCGCTTCCACAATTACCATGCAGTTAGCGCGGATGTTAGAACCAGTTCCCCGCAGCCTGTCAGGGAAAATCCAAGAAATTTGGTTAGCATGGCGGTTAGCGGCGGGGATGAGTAAAGATGAAATCCTCTCTGCCTACATCAATCGCCTACCAATGGGTGGCAATATATATGGTGTAGAAGCAGCCGCCCAAACTTACTTTTCCATCCCCGCCAGTGACTTGAACCTAGCCCAAGCCAGCTTGTTGGCGGCTATCCCCAACAACCCCACCTACTTCAACCCTTACGAACATTGGGAACGCCTCAAGCAACGGCAAAAATACGTCCTTAATCGTATGGTACAGGAAGGTTATATAAGTGCGGCGATCGCCCAACGCACATCAACAGAAAAAGTTGTCTTCCAGTCCAACCAACGCGGAATTATCGCTGCACCACATTTTCTATTCTGGCTAGCTAACCAAGCCCCCCTTAAAAAAGAGAAAAATCAAGCCCCCCTTTTTAAGGGGGGTTGGGGGGATCAATCAGTTATCCACACCACCATCAACCGCCCCTTACAGCAATTCGTCGAAGCCCAAGTACAACAAGTAATTTCCACCCTCGCCGCCAACAACGTCCATGACGCAGCCGCCCTAGTAATTGACAACCACACAGGTGAAGTTCTCGCTTACGTCGGTTCCCCAGATTACTTTAACCAAACCAAACTCGGACGCAACGACGGAGTACAAGCCCTACGTCAACCCGGTTCTACCCTCAAACCCTTCGTCTATGAATTAGCCCTAGAAAAAGGTTTAATTCGCCCTAACACCATCCTGGCAGATATCCCCACCCACTACGCCATTCCCGGCGCACAACTCTACAGCCCAACCGACTACACAGAGAACTTCCTCGGCCCCGTGCGAGTACGTATCGCCTTAGCCAATTCCCTCAACGTCCCAGCCGTGCGGGTGTTAGAAAAAGTAGGTGTACCAACCTTCTTACAACGCCTGCATCAACTAGGATTTACCCACCTCAACCAAACCCCAGAATACTACGGCTTAGGCTTAACCCTTGGTAGTGGTGAAGTCAGTCTCTGGGAACTAGCTCAAGCCTACCTCACCATCGCCAGACAAGGACAACCCACCCCCCTAATTACCACCCTCCCCCACTCTCGGTTGGTGAATCTCGACTCCGCTCGATTACCGCTAGTCGAACCACCATCTCCTACAAATTGGCAACTAATCACCAACATCCTCAGCGATAGTCACGCTCGTGCCACCGCTTTTGGTGTAGACTCAGTATTAAACTTGCCCTTTCCCGTGGCTGTTAAAACTGGTACTTCTTCCAACTTTCGTGATACTTGGACAGTCGGCTTTACCACCGACTACACCGTCGCCACCTGGGTAGGTAACTTCAACGGTGAACCCATGCGCCAAGTATCCGGCGTAACAGGTGCAGCGCCCTTATGGAATCGGATTATGTTGCATCTGCACGAACATGAGGAACCAGCAACATTTACCCCTCCAGTTGGTTTGATACAACTACCCATTTGTGCAGTTACAGGGTTACGACCAACACCAGACTGTAGCTCAGTAGTGCAAGAATATTTTTATCCTGAAGATCAGACCAAATATGCACAGGAAACTCAGTTCACCTTGCCACCAGAGTATAACGAGTGGTTAGCCAAGCAACAATCAAGTTTTACTGGCAATGATTTG harbors:
- a CDS encoding alpha-2-macroglobulin family protein translates to MIIRVFIRCFFVLVLVLGIGGCSFFGIKSGREPLPIVSPLTPPQLPDWIEQISPIGEAKPLNQIRIRFKEALIPVESLDSPEQQQILQKFALWPPLPGQFRFLTPRMVGFQADQALPIATRLQVTLKAGLADLKNHRLNKDLSWTFNTESINLTNLPGVNPIEKAEAEPIDVKPKLKFTSNVELDIPSVQEHLQLISEGKNEGVRFQVTLNKEEKPLDNEEPLKKFHPSARNWIYNLIPQQNLEKATNYRLVFSPGIRPAYGNLPTEKEFASKLATYAPLVFQKISFYGQPDAGGTYGRFIKGSPQLEFNNILVADSAKENIKINPAPKDISRILRVNDEDRVVGINPYALEPAKSYTITIGENLKDKFGQTLGKPITLKYDTGDLAGDIWVPSDLNIFPANKNLQLNISTVNLPESKYKAAYQVVNPTDLVYFNYANDLLAKPSEWQSFQITAKKNQSVDVTVPLQEKLNANTGMLAYGVQARTNKYLENGKELWREPTTYGLVELTNLGVFTQWFPESGLIRVNHLTDGAPVKGASIEIYQSKLQAKSRPEPVPCATGKTDDSGTLRIKREEIQRCNSSNKPPDLLVIARENQDWAFTRTEEYSGTYGYGIDAGWQNGKPESRGVIFSDRQLYQPGEKAWLTGFADYLQNGIIQQDKNAVYQLTLINPDGQKTNLGTQTTNEFGTFSLELPINKTQRLGYYTIQAKGKNGLEISGEFRIAEFKPPNFKVEVNLNKEFAYIDEQVDISTTSNYLFGAPVEGGEAKYFVTRQQTNFIPKGWEEFTFDRQWFWPEENPTVPTEVLQTNSQLDANGKSSQVVTVAKDLPYPMNYRVDVQVADVSNLSVANSKTFTALPNNRLIGLKSNFIADAGKAFPIEFIVTEPTGKSISGQRVRLELQQIKYSSVTQLVEGSQTPKNQVEYKTVSQTDVTSTSSPQSVNLTPPESGAYRIRANLSDAKSELSATDAQIWVTGGSEVFWGDRDKNVLEVKLDKKEFKVGEIATALIQSPYPDAELYFAVVKDKPIYQQLTKVQGSAPQIQFQVTPEMLPNAAVEAVLVRQGKPINQVDVGSLDKLVKIGFTPFKVNLQDKYLKLQVKPVQTSLEPGAEETLQLELKDNQGNPTKGQFTVMVVNEAVLQLSGYRPPNLVDTIYAEQPISTRFSDNRPQVILQPQDVAKPKGWGYGGGFSTGAANTRTRTDFQALAYYNGSVLTDANGNAQITFKLPDDLTTWRVMAVATDGNLRFGNGDTTFLTTKPLLTNAILPQFVRPGDRILAGLSVTNNTGNTGNLAINGEISGTVKFNSKNPTATSLQTKAESTTQAYRFPMVADRVGVGTVRFTTQLNGTAADAFAVPLEVKPIEITEQVVETGVSQKQVKIPLNVDKNTFPEAGGLDIQLASTLIPEIKAPAKQVLANNDLPFTEPTASQLVIAANLQNIAQKYGQTFAQFNPNQQAILAVEKLQKLQIADGGFAAFPGQEKSDPWVSTYAAESLVKASQIFPNSVDSAMLSRLKSYLQKVLANPGQYNFCTQQLCKRQLQLHALIALTELGDKRNTFLTDIYTQRNNFDLVTQIKLARYLTQFPEWQNESQQLLNKLQQNIYQTGRTAVITLPSGWGWMSSSTTAQAQALRLFIAKQSQPEVIDKLLQSLLALRRNGTWQNDYDNAQALTALVEYSQLQPTPPNFVATVQLAGKKLGENRFAGYQNSSLQLNVPMNQLPLGRHDVTLQKSGNGTLHYLVAYNYRLQGNQPGRFNGLRITREISQVNAEKVLQKTGIYALDKPLTLAPGQVFDIGLEIICDRLVNHLVIKDPLPAGLEAVDASFQTTTAALQAKADSWELGFRNIYRDRIIAYADHLEPGVYSLHYLVRSVTPGTFSWPGAEVHLQYAPEEFGRTAESTLVVKESN
- the pbpC gene encoding penicillin-binding protein 1C, coding for MKFIKRSLSKMQQTSKVMLAVLLICLVIRSIPYLVPIHAADIAQNQLAMQFSDRNGLLLGTILTRDQEHTSVVPLNQVSPQFIQALLSAEDGSFYDHGALDLKAIVRAIQQAIHAKRIVSGASTITMQLARMLEPVPRSLSGKIQEIWLAWRLAAGMSKDEILSAYINRLPMGGNIYGVEAAAQTYFSIPASDLNLAQASLLAAIPNNPTYFNPYEHWERLKQRQKYVLNRMVQEGYISAAIAQRTSTEKVVFQSNQRGIIAAPHFLFWLANQAPLKKEKNQAPLFKGGWGDQSVIHTTINRPLQQFVEAQVQQVISTLAANNVHDAAALVIDNHTGEVLAYVGSPDYFNQTKLGRNDGVQALRQPGSTLKPFVYELALEKGLIRPNTILADIPTHYAIPGAQLYSPTDYTENFLGPVRVRIALANSLNVPAVRVLEKVGVPTFLQRLHQLGFTHLNQTPEYYGLGLTLGSGEVSLWELAQAYLTIARQGQPTPLITTLPHSRLVNLDSARLPLVEPPSPTNWQLITNILSDSHARATAFGVDSVLNLPFPVAVKTGTSSNFRDTWTVGFTTDYTVATWVGNFNGEPMRQVSGVTGAAPLWNRIMLHLHEHEEPATFTPPVGLIQLPICAVTGLRPTPDCSSVVQEYFYPEDQTKYAQETQFTLPPEYNEWLAKQQSSFTGNDLRIVSPHDGDVFLLYPNEAAQKLEFKLTGNKSAPVEWWLNGEKLTTQSPSSLFWSLHPGNWTLEARSSETSDKVSFQVKLANTKPTRRGFSIANKR
- a CDS encoding IS701 family transposase — encoded protein: MDVELQILKHLPRDAQPTVALVDEYCAEYKDLFKEVRNYECFKYLHLGIISPIKRKSLPEIAKVVSINSAQSLHHFMANSDWSVKKLKNRRLKKLKRALNGQAITVVIDETGDRKKGKKTDYVARQYLGSVGKVDNGIVTVNAYGVYDNITFPLCFKVFKPKGTLKEGDKYKTKIELASEIITELINQGFNIELVLADSLYGESSEFIKKLNEYELAYVVAIRSNHGVWLPASQSVRANKWCKFERTFSNQKSETRYIREIVYGKRRAITYWEITTDPETMPENSTTFIMTNLQGDLKKTLGDLYGLRTWVEYGFRQCKQELGWTDYRLTNFQHIEKWWEIIFCVYTMISLNSPAFLALTQKSEITPQIKQTSSADFSHHQQWNHGCGWKNTLNNFRLIVQPLLLFWLVYPWINIFPNSNLFLGFNHLINAMNQFKPFYASG